A single region of the Epinephelus fuscoguttatus linkage group LG14, E.fuscoguttatus.final_Chr_v1 genome encodes:
- the LOC125901190 gene encoding E3 ubiquitin-protein ligase TRIM39-like: MAAASSSLSKNRFLCSICLDVFTDPVSTPCGHNFCKNCITEHWNINVPYQCPNCNKVFDTRPELQVNTFVSEMVSHFRQSAQQRSSSSEQQAAKPGDVPCEICTGPRLKALKSCLVCLVSYCETHLEPHLTASGLKRHQLIDPVENLEGRMCMKHDKPLELFCKTDQRCVCMLCTVLDHKSHDVVPLKEEYEIKKCKLGKTEAEIQQMIKERQLKIQGFQQLVSISRKNADREIANSNHVFTELKEAIERHQAKLIKMAEEKHRMTEKQAEGFIKELEQEISELKKRSDELEQLSHSEDHLNLVQKFPSLDAAPPTKNWTQVKVCPPSYEGTVGTAVDQLVELLKNEMKKLLTKFELKTVQQSAVDVTLDPDTAHPQLILSEDGKQVHDGTVWKDLPENPKRFSHGLCVLGKQFVSSGNFYFEVQVKGKTKWALGVARESVNRKGLFSVSLKNGYWTIRLNNENIYYAPTESLVLLSQKSKPEKVGVFVDYDEGLVSFYDVDAAALIYTYTSCSFTEKLHPVFSPFANQDGKNSAPLIICPVNPT, from the coding sequence ATGGCTGCTGCCAGCAGTTCACTGTCTAAAAATCGGTTTCTGtgctccatctgtctggatGTGTTCACTGATCCAGTCAGCACACCATGTGGACACAACTTCTGCAAGAACTGCATCACTGAACACTGGAATATTAATGTCCCCTATCAGTGTCCCAACTGTAATAAGGTTTTCGACACAAGACCTGAGCTGCAGGTCAATACTTTTGTCTCTGAGATGGTTTCTCACTTCAGACAGTCAGCTCAACAGAGATCCAGCAGCTCAGAGCAACAAGCTGCTAAACCAGGAGACGTTCCATGTGAAATCTGCACTGGACCCAGACTGAAGGCCCTGAAGTCCTGCCTGGTGTGTCTGGTCTCCTACTGTGAGACTCACCTGGAGCCTCATCTGACAGCATCAGGCCTGAAAAGACATCAGCTGATCGACCCTGTGGAGAACCTGGAAGGCAGGATGTGTATGAAGCACGATAAACCTCTGGAGCTGTTCTGTAAGACCGACCAGAggtgtgtctgcatgctctgCACAGTTTTGGATCACAAGTCACATGATGTTGTTCCTCTGAAAGAagaatatgaaataaaaaagtgcaAGCTTGGAAAGACAGAGGCTGAAATTCAGCAGATGATCAAGGAGAGACAACTCAAGATTCAAGGGTTCCAACAGTTAGTCAGCATCAGCAGGAAAAATGCAGATAGAGAGATAGCAAACAGCAATCATGTCTTCACCGAGCTGAAGGAGGCTATTGAGAGACACCAGGCCAAACTTATTAAGATGGCTGAAGAAAAGCACAGAATGACAGAGAAACAGGCTGAAGGCTTCATCAAAGAGCTGGAACAGGAAATCTCTGAGCTGAAGAAGAGAAGTGATGAGCTGGAGCAGCTCTCACACTCAGAAGACCACCTTAACCTCGTCCAGAAGTTTCCATCCCTGGATGCTGCTCCACCCACCAAGAACTGGACACAGGTCAAAGTCTGTCCCCCTTCATATGAGGGGACTGTGGGGACAGCTGTTGATCAGTTGGTGGAGTTGCTGAAAAATGAGATGAAGAAGCTTCTCACAAAGTTTGAGTTAAAGACGGTCCAGCAGTCTGCAGTGGACGTCACACTTGATCCTGATACAGCACATCCCCAACTCATCCTGTCTGAAGATGGGAAACAAGTACATGATGGTACTGTGTGGAAAGATCTCCCAGAAAACCCAAAGAGATTTTCTCATGGGCTCTGTGTCTTAGGGAAGCAGTTTGTTTCTTCAGGAAACTTTTACTTTGAGGTTCAGGTGAAAGGGAAAACTAAATGGGCTTTAGGAGTTGCCAGAGAGTCAGTCAACAGAAAGGGGTTATTTAGTGTTAGCCTGAAGAATGGTTACTGGACCATACGTTTGAATAATGAAAATATCTACTATGCTCCCACTGAGTCTTTGGTCCTTCTGTCTCAGAAGTCGAAGCCTGAGAAGGTGGGGGTGTTTGTAGATTATGACGAGGGTCTGGTCTCCTTTTATGATGTTGATGCTGCAGCTCTCATCTACACCTATACTAGCTGCTCCTTCACTGAAAAACTCCACCCAGTCTTCTCTCCCTTTGCAAATCAGGATGGTAAAAACTCTGCCCCTCTGATCATCTGTCCTGTCAACCCTACTTAG
- the LOC125901191 gene encoding E3 ubiquitin-protein ligase TRIM21-like isoform X2, with product MAAAGTSLSEDQFLCSICLDVFTDPVTTPCGHNFCKNCITEHWNISVPYQCPNCNKVFDTRPELQVNTFVSEMVSHFRQSAQQRASSSEQQAAEPGDVPCDVCTGTKLKALKSCLVCLVSYCETHLEPHLTASGLKRHQLIDPVENLEGRMCTKHGKPLELFCKTDQRCVCMLCSVLDHKSHDVVPLKEQYERNMVKLGKTEAEIQQMIEERRLKIQEFKRSVSVSREIADKEIAIKNHVFTELKEAIERNQAKVIESTEEKHRMTAKQAEGFIKELEQEISELEKRSAELEQLLLLEDHLNLVQKFSSLDAAPPTKNWTQVKVCPPSYEGTVGTAVDQLVEMLKNEMKKLLTEFELKTVQQYAVDVTLDPDTAHPRLILSEDGKQVHDGTVRKNLPENPKRFSRGLCVLGKQFVSSGKFYFEVQVKGKPYWGLGVVRESANRKGPITVSPNNGYWTIWLINENIYHSVTESLVPLSQKLKPEKLGVFVDYDEGLVSFYDVDAAALIYTYTGCSFTGKLHPFFSPCANQGGKNSAPLIICPVIPT from the coding sequence ATGGCTGCTGCCGGTACTTCACTGTCTGAAGATCAGTTTCTGtgctccatctgtctggatGTGTTCACTGATCCAGTCACCACACCATGTGGACACAACTTCTGCAAGAACTGCATCACTGAACACTGGAATATTAGTGTCCCCTATCAGTGTCCCAACTGTAATAAGGTTTTTGACACAAGACCTGAGCTGCAGGTCAATACTTTTGTCTCTGAGATGGTTTCACACTTCAGACAGTCAGCTCAACAGAGAGCCAGCAGCTCAGAGCAACAAGCTGCTGAACCAGGAGACGTTCCCTGTGACGTCTGCACTGGAACCAAATTGAAGGCCCTGAAGTCCTGCCTGGTGTGTCTGGTCTCCTACTGTGAGACTCACCTGGAGCCTCATCTGACAGCATCAGGCCTGAAAAGACATCAGCTGATCGACCCTGTGGAGAACCTGGAAGGCAGGATGTGTACGAAGCACGGTAAACCGCTGGAGCTGTTCTGTAAGACCGACCAGAGGTGCGTCTGCatgctctgctctgttttggATCATAAGTCACATGATGTTGTGCCTCTTAAAGAACAATATGAAAGAAACATGGTCAAGCTGGGTAAGACAGAGGCTGAAATTCAGCAGATGATCGAGGAGAGACGACTCAAGATTCAAGAGTTCAAACGTTCAGTCAGTGTCAGCAGGGAAATTGCAGACAAAGAGATAGCAATCAAAAATCATGTCTTCACCGAGCTGAAGGAGGCTATTGAGAGAAACCAGGCCAAAGTTATTGAGTCCACTGAAGAAAAGCACAGAATGACAGCGAAACAGGCTGAAGGCTTCATCAAAGAGCTGGAACAGGAAATCTCTGAGCTGGAGAAGAGAAGTGCTGAGCTGGAGCAGCTCTTACTCTTAGAAGACCACCTCAACCTCGTCCAGAAGTTTTCATCCCTGGATGCTGCTCCACCCACCAAGAACTGGACACAGGTCAAAGTCTGTCCCCCTTCATATGAGGGGACTGTGGGGACAGCTGTTGATCAGTTGGTGGAGATGCTCAAAAATGAGATGAAGAAGCTTCTCACAGAGTTTGAGTTAAAGACGGTCCAGCAGTATGCAGTGGACGTCACACTTGATCCTGATACAGCACATCCCCGACTCATCCTGTCTGAAGATGGGAAACAAGTACATGATGGTACTGTGAGGAAGAATCTCCCAGAAAACCCAAAGAGATTTTCTCGTGGTCTCTGTGTCTTGGGGAAGCAGTTTGTTTCTTCAGGAAAATTTTACTTCGAGGTTCAGGTGAAAGGGAAACCTTATTGGGGTTTAGGAGTTGTCAGAGAGTCAGCCAACAGAAAGGGGCCAATCACTGTAAGCCCAAACAATGGTTACTGGACAATATGGTTGATCAATGAAAATATCTACCATTCTGTTACTGAGTCCTTGGTCCCTCTCTCTCAGAAGTTGAAGCCTGAGAAGTTGGGGGTGTTTGTAGATTATGACGAGGGTCTGGTCTCCTTTTATGATGTTGATGCTGCAGCTCTCATCTACACCTATACTGGCTGCTCCTTCACTGGAAAACTCCACCCATTCTTCTCTCCCTGTGCAAATCAGGGTGGTAAAAACTCTGCCCCTCTGATCATCTGTCCTGTCATCCCTACTTAG
- the LOC125901188 gene encoding E3 ubiquitin-protein ligase TRIM11-like: MAAASSSLSEDQFLCSICLDVFTDPVSTPCGHNFCKNCITEHWNINVPYQCPNCNKVFDTRPELQVNTFVSEMVSHFRQSVQQRASSSEQQAAEPGDVPCDVCTGPRVKALKSCLVCLVSYCETHLEPHLTASGLKRHQLIDPVENLEGRMCTKHNKPLELFCKTDQRCVCMLCSVLDHKSHDVVPLKEQYERNMAKLGKTRTTIQQMIKMRQFKIQEFKDSVNISREIADREIAIRNHVFTKLKEAIERHQAKLIKTAEEKHRMTEKQAEGAIKEMEQEISELEKRSSELEQLLLLEDHLDFLQSFSSLDAAPPTKNWTEVRVYSPSYEGTVGTTVAQLVKMVKKQVKKFLKESELKTVQQYAVDVTLDPDTANPRLILSKDGKQVRDGTVWKNLRHHPERFSHGLCVLGKQFVSSGRFYFEVQVKGKPDWGLGVVAESVNRKGLLSVSPKNGYWTIHSRKGNFYHSFTETFVPLFLTSKPEKVGVFVDYDEGLVSFYDVDAAALIDAHIDCSFTEKLHPVFLPCANQGGKNSAPLIICPVNPT; this comes from the coding sequence ATGGCTGCTGCCAGCAGTTCACTGTCTGAAGATCAGTTTCTGtgctccatctgtctggatGTGTTCACTGATCCAGTCAGCACACCATGTGGACACAACTTCTGCAAGAACTGCATCACTGAACACTGGAATATTAATGTCCCCTATCAGTGTCCCAACTGTAATAAGGTTTTCGACACAAGACCTGAGCTGCAGGTCAATACTTTTGTCTCTGAGATGGTTTCTCACTTCAGACAGTCAGTTCAACAGAGAGCCAGCAGCTCAGAGCAACAAGCTGCTGAACCAGGAGACGTTCCCTGTGACGTCTGCACTGGACCCAGAGTGAAGGCCCTGAAGTCCTGCCTGGTGTGTCTGGTCTCCTATTGTGAGACTCACCTGGAGCCTCATCTGACAGCGTCAGGCCTGAAAAGACATCAGCTGATCGACCCTGTGGAGAACCTGGAAGGCAGGATGTGTACGAAGCACAACAAACCTCTGGAGCTGTTCTGTAAGACCGACCAGAggtgtgtctgcatgctctgctctgttttggATCACAAGTCACATGATGTTGTGCCTCTTAAAGAACAATATGAAAGAAACATGGCCAAGCTTGGAAAGACAAGGACTACAATTCAGCAGATGATCAAGATGCGACAGTTTAAGATCCAAGAGTTCAAAGATTCAGTCAACATCAGCAGGGAAAttgcagacagagagatagcaATCAGAAATCATGTCTTCACCAAGCTGAAGGAGGCTATTGAGAGACACCAGGCCAAACTTATTAAGACAGCTGAAGAAAAGCACAGAATGACAGAGAAACAGGCTGAAGGTGCCATCAAAGAGATGGAACAGGAAATCTCTGAGCTGGAGAAGAGAAGCTCTGAGCTGGAGCAGCTCTTACTCTTAGAAGACCACCTTGACTTCCTCCAGAGCTTTTCATCCCTGGATGCTGCTCCACCCACCAAGAACTGGACAGAGGTCAGAGTCTATTCCCCTTCATATGAGGGGACTGTGGGGACAACTGTTGCTCAGTTGGTTAAGATGGTCAAAAAACAGGTCAAGAAGTTTCTCAAGGAGTCTGAGCTGAAGACAGTCCAGCAGTATGCAGTGGATGTCACACTTGATCCTGATACAGCAAATCCCCGACTCATCCTGTCTAAAGATGGGAAACAAGTACGTGATGGTACTGTGTGGAAGAATCTCCGACATCACCCAGAGAGATTTTCTCACGGTCTCTGTGTCTTGGGGAAGCAGTTTGTTTCTTCAGGAAGATTTTACTTCGAGGTTCAGGTGAAAGGAAAGCCTGATTGGGGTTTAGGAGTTGTTGCAGAGTCAGTCAACAGAAAGGGGCTACTCAGTGTAAGCCCTAAGAATGGTTACTGGACAATACATTCGAGGAAAGGAAATTTCTATCATTCTTTTACTGAGACCTTCGTCCCTCTCTTTCTGACATCGAAGCCTGAGAAGGTGGGGGTGTTTGTAGATTATGACGAGGGTCTGGTCTCCTTTTATGACGTTGATGCTGCAGCTCTTATAGATGCCCATATTGACTGCTCCTTCACTGAAAAACTCCACCCAGTCTTTCTTCCCTGTGCAAATCAGGGTGGTAAAAACTCTGCCCCTCTGATCATCTGTCCTGTGAACCCTACTTAG